A genome region from Mycobacterium sp. 3519A includes the following:
- a CDS encoding TetR/AcrR family transcriptional regulator — protein sequence MNFQRARRPEQMAARRSAIMTTAREMLAEKPVGDISLRELSDRIGLAKSNVLRYFDSREAIFLEVLDEEFADWLADLEARLGKPRPRKPNYVNEIRVATAVADSLMDRTLLCELVSSMAGVLERNISFDFARDFKARAMTRIAQLALLVATQLPWLPGESSEFFAEGALTLMAGMYPFSTPTDPVRAAIAELGFPDPVKRLDASLRTGLITWLIGAAAQTAP from the coding sequence GTGAACTTCCAGCGCGCCCGCAGGCCTGAGCAGATGGCGGCCCGACGTTCGGCGATCATGACGACCGCGCGCGAGATGCTGGCCGAGAAACCGGTCGGCGACATCAGCCTTCGTGAACTGTCCGACCGGATCGGATTGGCCAAGTCCAACGTGTTGCGCTATTTCGACAGCCGCGAGGCGATCTTCCTCGAGGTGCTCGACGAGGAATTCGCGGACTGGCTGGCCGACCTCGAAGCCAGGCTCGGCAAGCCAAGGCCGAGAAAACCCAACTATGTCAACGAGATTCGCGTCGCCACCGCGGTTGCTGATTCGCTGATGGACCGGACCTTGCTGTGCGAGCTGGTGTCCTCGATGGCCGGGGTGCTGGAACGCAACATCTCTTTCGATTTCGCGCGTGACTTCAAGGCGCGCGCGATGACGAGAATCGCGCAGCTGGCACTACTGGTCGCGACGCAACTGCCGTGGCTGCCCGGGGAGTCAAGCGAGTTCTTCGCCGAGGGGGCGCTGACGTTGATGGCGGGGATGTATCCGTTCTCGACCCCTACCGATCCGGTCCGCGCCGCGATTGCCGAGCTGGGCTTCCCCGATCCGGTGAAGCGGCTCGACGCCAGTCTGCGCACCGGGCTGATCACGTGGCTGATCGGTGCGGCAGCGCAAACCGCGCCGTGA
- a CDS encoding SDR family oxidoreductase → MAPQQTSVTVPDLSGQLAVVTGSNSGLGLGLATRLAAGGADVVMAIRNRAKGEAAAEQIRAKVPTAKLTIKSLDLSSLASIQALGDDLNAEGRPIDILVNNAGVMQPPERETTADGFELQFGSNHLGHFALTGHLMPLLRAASRPRVTSLSSLAARMGGINFDDLQWEKRYNPSRAYSQSKSANLMFAIELDRLSKRAGWGVVSVAAHPGLTKTNLQFSGPSQGRDNPTLLERFYRVSRQATPFMWQEIEDGILPALYAAVSPDAQGGAFYGPRGILEVASGGVKPAKIPGRCLDESDGRRLWQLSEQLTGVRYPA, encoded by the coding sequence ATGGCCCCGCAACAGACCTCCGTCACCGTTCCCGACCTGTCCGGACAGCTGGCCGTCGTCACCGGTTCCAACTCGGGCCTCGGCCTGGGCCTGGCCACCCGGTTGGCCGCCGGGGGCGCTGACGTCGTGATGGCGATCCGCAACCGCGCCAAGGGCGAAGCCGCCGCGGAGCAGATCCGCGCGAAGGTGCCGACCGCGAAGTTGACGATCAAGAGCCTCGACCTGTCGTCGTTGGCCAGCATTCAGGCGCTCGGTGACGACCTCAATGCCGAGGGACGGCCGATCGACATCCTGGTCAACAACGCGGGCGTCATGCAGCCCCCCGAGCGCGAGACCACCGCCGACGGATTCGAGCTGCAGTTCGGCAGCAATCACCTCGGCCACTTCGCGCTGACCGGCCACCTGATGCCGTTGTTGCGCGCCGCGAGTCGTCCGCGGGTGACGTCGTTGAGCAGCCTGGCGGCGCGGATGGGCGGCATCAACTTCGACGACCTGCAATGGGAGAAGCGCTACAACCCGAGTCGGGCCTACTCGCAGTCCAAGTCGGCGAACCTGATGTTCGCAATCGAGTTGGACCGGCTGAGTAAGCGCGCCGGCTGGGGCGTCGTCTCGGTCGCCGCGCATCCCGGTCTGACGAAGACCAACCTGCAGTTCAGCGGTCCGTCGCAGGGCAGGGACAACCCGACACTGCTGGAGCGGTTCTACCGCGTCAGCCGCCAGGCGACGCCGTTCATGTGGCAGGAGATCGAAGACGGCATTCTGCCTGCGCTGTATGCGGCGGTATCACCCGACGCGCAAGGCGGTGCGTTCTACGGCCCGCGCGGCATCCTGGAAGTGGCGAGCGGCGGCGTCAAGCCTGCCAAGATCCCGGGGCGCTGCCTGGACGAGTCCGACGGCCGTCGGCTGTGGCAGCTCTCCGAACAGCTGACCGGGGTTCGGTATCCGGCGTAG